In Deinococcus maricopensis DSM 21211, one genomic interval encodes:
- a CDS encoding diacylglycerol/lipid kinase family protein, with translation MNLMTAALDSTTAPRVLVVHNPKSGQGDSQLPTFLDRLRERGVHIEERELSVDTPIADLVHDLEDFTALVGAGGDGTVSALAYAARDREIPLLAYPAGTANLIAQNLELPRDPNTLADILIAGHTIRLDLGEIEVGSEGQRHGFAMLAGAGADAAMIRDSEELKERYGVMAYVLSAMKQVNPKKTTFNLVVDGEPRQFEGIGVMVANFGMANYRLPITSDISPSDGRFTVVLLKAGNIFRLIPNLIDSVRAKLNLGDPMFSGNLETFEAHEVTVDAAEPFPLQYDGELHVETTPFTARILPGAIRFFTPAAKQDLDT, from the coding sequence ATGAACCTCATGACGGCCGCTCTCGACTCGACCACCGCCCCGCGCGTCCTGGTCGTCCACAACCCCAAATCCGGCCAGGGCGACAGCCAGCTCCCCACCTTCCTCGACCGCCTCCGCGAACGCGGCGTGCACATCGAGGAACGCGAACTCAGCGTCGACACGCCCATCGCCGACCTCGTCCACGACCTCGAGGACTTCACCGCCCTCGTCGGCGCCGGCGGTGACGGCACCGTCAGCGCCCTCGCGTACGCCGCCCGCGACCGCGAAATCCCGCTCCTCGCGTACCCCGCCGGCACCGCGAACCTCATCGCGCAGAACCTCGAACTGCCCCGCGACCCCAACACCCTCGCCGACATCCTCATCGCCGGCCACACCATCCGCCTCGACCTCGGCGAAATCGAAGTCGGCAGCGAAGGGCAGAGGCACGGCTTCGCCATGCTCGCCGGCGCCGGCGCCGACGCCGCCATGATCCGCGACAGCGAAGAACTCAAGGAACGCTACGGCGTCATGGCGTACGTCCTGAGCGCCATGAAGCAGGTCAACCCCAAGAAAACCACCTTCAACCTCGTCGTCGACGGCGAACCCCGCCAGTTCGAAGGCATCGGCGTGATGGTCGCGAACTTCGGCATGGCCAACTACCGCCTGCCCATCACCAGCGACATCAGCCCCAGCGACGGCCGCTTCACCGTCGTGCTCCTCAAAGCCGGCAACATCTTCCGGCTCATCCCGAACCTCATCGACTCTGTCCGCGCCAAACTGAACCTCGGCGACCCCATGTTCAGCGGCAACCTCGAAACTTTCGAGGCGCACGAAGTTACCGTCGACGCCGCCGAGCCGTTCCCACTGCAGTACGACGGCGAGCTCCACGTCGAAACGACGCCGTTCACCGCGCGGATCCTGCCGGGCGCCATCCGGTTCTTCACGCCCGCCGCGAAACAGGACCTCGACACCTGA
- a CDS encoding tyrosine-type recombinase/integrase — protein MTLVRSSEALALASLNDQALRVRAIQAASTYDTDLLVQLTQAYMTTASKKGARTSRKTLEAYALAVRDFVPWAQASGVTLLHPGRRDGGRYVAHLQTRENHSRGRRGPLSAATIAQYVAGARALYRAFRWSGATEAQPFEDAHVPPDPTPGIVKNPPYTREVDAALAVIDDASLAALLLLCAHTGLRVSEALSLTWADVTPTRVTVHGKGGKVRVAPLGRRVREALAALVRGAPADRLFTWSYHQAVYRMQKAFRAAGCGEAWRGFHAARKHSGTRLYAATKDFTRVGLFLGHSSVDTTRRYVAVQEDDVSGELEHF, from the coding sequence ATGACCCTCGTCCGATCCTCCGAAGCGCTCGCCCTCGCCAGCCTCAACGACCAGGCCCTGCGCGTCCGCGCCATCCAGGCCGCCAGCACCTACGACACGGACCTCCTCGTGCAACTCACGCAGGCGTACATGACGACCGCCAGCAAGAAAGGCGCGCGCACCAGCCGCAAAACCCTGGAGGCGTACGCGCTGGCCGTGCGGGACTTCGTGCCGTGGGCGCAGGCCAGCGGCGTGACGCTCCTGCACCCGGGCCGGCGCGACGGCGGCCGGTACGTCGCGCACCTGCAGACACGCGAGAATCACAGCCGAGGTCGCCGCGGGCCGTTATCCGCAGCGACAATCGCGCAATACGTGGCGGGCGCCCGCGCCCTGTACCGCGCGTTCCGCTGGTCAGGCGCCACGGAAGCGCAGCCGTTCGAGGACGCGCACGTGCCGCCCGACCCGACGCCCGGCATCGTGAAGAACCCGCCGTACACGCGCGAGGTCGACGCGGCCCTTGCCGTGATCGATGACGCTTCGCTGGCGGCCCTGCTGCTGCTGTGCGCACATACGGGCCTGCGCGTCAGCGAGGCGTTGAGCCTCACGTGGGCGGACGTGACGCCCACGCGCGTGACCGTCCACGGCAAGGGCGGGAAGGTGCGCGTGGCGCCGCTCGGCCGCCGCGTCCGCGAAGCCCTGGCGGCCCTCGTGCGGGGCGCGCCGGCGGACCGGCTGTTCACGTGGTCGTACCATCAGGCGGTGTACCGGATGCAGAAGGCCTTCCGCGCGGCTGGGTGCGGCGAGGCGTGGCGGGGGTTTCACGCAGCGCGGAAACACTCGGGAACGCGCCTGTACGCGGCGACAAAGGATTTCACGCGGGTGGGGTTGTTCCTTGGGCACAGCAGCGTGGATACGACGCGGCGATATGTGGCGGTGCAGGAGGACGACGTGTCGGGTGAACTGGAGCATTTCTGA
- a CDS encoding HU family DNA-binding protein, giving the protein MTKRNASKAAQTTTDQGDSAGNDSSKVGKTQLVDLVTDRTSLNRKQSAEAIDAALGIIVSALRDGKSVGLPGLGTFAVRATAERTGVKPGTSERITIAAGKKVGFKVASTLKGNL; this is encoded by the coding sequence ATGACCAAACGGAACGCCAGCAAAGCCGCGCAGACCACTACCGACCAGGGCGACAGCGCCGGCAACGACAGCAGCAAGGTCGGCAAGACGCAACTCGTGGATCTGGTCACGGACCGCACCAGCCTGAACCGCAAGCAGTCCGCCGAGGCTATTGACGCCGCGCTCGGCATCATCGTGAGCGCCCTGCGCGACGGCAAGAGCGTCGGTCTGCCCGGTCTGGGGACGTTCGCAGTGCGCGCCACGGCGGAGCGCACGGGGGTAAAGCCCGGCACGAGTGAGCGCATCACCATCGCGGCAGGCAAGAAAGTCGGCTTTAAAGTCGCGAGCACCCTCAAGGGCAACTTGTAA
- a CDS encoding Rad52/Rad22 family DNA repair protein has protein sequence MKLSDVQRRLRAPFPAHFVGWKPQTISKDRTRALMLAYVDARAVQDRLDAVAPDDWTFQVDVIPGTTHPTVKGRLTILGVTREDIGEAEGDLASIKAATSDALKRCAVQFGIGRYLYDLPKQWVDWDDARHAPTTTPELPEWARPDMERSPGGAHLVQAIEQLRYELPDDVDLQREVYKHLRAALASIQPSSGQAA, from the coding sequence ATGAAGCTGAGCGATGTACAGAGACGACTGCGCGCGCCCTTCCCCGCCCACTTCGTCGGCTGGAAGCCGCAAACCATCAGCAAGGACCGCACCCGCGCGCTCATGCTCGCCTACGTCGACGCGCGCGCCGTGCAGGACCGCCTCGACGCCGTCGCACCCGACGACTGGACTTTCCAGGTGGACGTCATCCCCGGCACCACGCACCCGACCGTGAAAGGCCGCCTCACCATCCTCGGCGTCACCCGCGAGGACATCGGCGAAGCCGAAGGCGACCTCGCCAGCATCAAAGCCGCCACCAGCGACGCCCTCAAACGCTGCGCCGTCCAGTTCGGCATCGGCCGCTACCTCTACGACCTCCCCAAACAGTGGGTCGACTGGGACGACGCCCGCCACGCCCCCACCACCACCCCCGAACTGCCGGAATGGGCCCGCCCCGACATGGAACGCAGCCCCGGCGGCGCCCACCTCGTCCAGGCCATCGAACAGCTCCGCTACGAACTGCCCGACGACGTCGACCTGCAACGCGAGGTCTACAAGCACCTGCGGGCGGCGCTCGCCAGCATCCAGCCGTCCAGCGGGCAGGCCGCGTGA
- a CDS encoding AAA family ATPase: MIASITLQGFKSFADRVRLEFGPGVTAVIGPNGSGKSNVVEAIRWATHNARARELRAGRATELIFHGSGGKAPLGLAEVTVELRDLPGRARLNLARRIYRDGTAEQDVNGRAVRARDVQAELRGTGLGSGGLAVIGQGEVSSVVQAEGRTLLGYLEEAAGLSRMISARDETRARLADADAHLANLRPVEEELAGRVARLERAAQDAAAHQALTLRSLTLTDALARARFEATTEEIRALRAREADLLAASARVADDAQSAQSALERARVALTDAQAQRAAHAQALELLSAAQDAHRQADVYLGHLTRERDALMAERAALPLTPPERPAPDTAALSRAAHEARAALDAAERAVRALEVDLERARTAFARAAEAQARLGAERDTLLGEVERLQAQLQHDEAALETARADLTGTAQHRAQLDAGAADATRRRADVTARLRDVRADIARLDAARAPTVRERERLEAALNSYARYGEGARNALRLDHPGIIGSVADLLTVPAELETAVTAALGRRLEQVVVESSGVAREVIEHLKRAGGRATFLPLDLLRARPRRDAHLLREPGVVGNLADLLPTDPDIVGQNLLSDTLVVRTLADATRLARAHASRPRLVTLDGELLESGGALTGGRLRDGGLNVLADQRRLADLDDELAASDTQRATLTREEAQLTRDLEALGADGTSPERERAAQAERTLERRVAELEAVTRGARKQHDAYLARLSADAAPVPGAPPAPPEALEQQLTDARAHVDDARELERTASAAVLDAQALASAWRAHADAAARAAHLDARLTENAGALEAQRARLASAAEEVERRRAQLGEYDDSTYTALVAARENANRAYAALIAQQNALRAQLEDTRLTAARREGSLEEVPPGAQPPGAAREWQAELTRVRADLARLGTVNARAREEHAEEAERLAALRAERDDAARATEELREHLEALDRDAQSALGVAYARVADAFREYAGELLGGVGELEADRDERGHLTGLRLAVQPRGKRTRSMTLLSAGERTMAGLAFLFALNHATESGGLPLAVLDEVDAPLDEANIRRFTRFLEVFAARGAQFLLVTHQKATMEVAHSLWGVTTDTSGASRVLSIRQDEDRLPV; this comes from the coding sequence TTGATTGCCAGCATCACGTTACAAGGCTTCAAGAGCTTCGCGGACCGCGTGCGCCTCGAATTCGGACCGGGCGTCACGGCCGTCATCGGCCCGAACGGCAGCGGCAAAAGCAACGTCGTGGAAGCCATCCGCTGGGCGACGCACAACGCGCGCGCCCGTGAACTCCGAGCGGGCCGCGCGACCGAACTGATCTTCCACGGCAGCGGCGGGAAGGCGCCGCTCGGCCTCGCGGAAGTCACGGTGGAGTTGCGGGACCTGCCGGGCCGCGCACGCCTGAACCTCGCGCGCCGCATCTACCGCGACGGCACCGCCGAACAGGACGTGAACGGCCGCGCGGTCCGCGCGCGCGACGTGCAGGCGGAACTGCGCGGCACCGGTCTCGGCTCGGGCGGCCTCGCTGTCATCGGACAGGGCGAAGTGTCGAGCGTCGTACAGGCCGAGGGGCGCACGCTCCTGGGATACCTGGAGGAGGCCGCCGGCCTCAGCCGCATGATCAGTGCGCGCGACGAGACGCGCGCACGCCTCGCCGACGCGGACGCGCACCTCGCGAACCTCCGCCCCGTCGAGGAGGAGCTCGCCGGGCGCGTCGCGCGCCTGGAACGTGCCGCGCAGGACGCCGCCGCGCACCAGGCGCTCACGCTGCGCAGCCTCACCCTCACGGACGCGCTCGCGCGCGCGCGGTTCGAAGCGACGACCGAGGAGATCCGCGCGCTGCGCGCCCGCGAGGCGGACCTGCTGGCGGCGTCCGCCCGCGTCGCTGACGACGCACAGTCGGCGCAGTCGGCGCTGGAACGCGCCCGCGTGGCCCTCACGGACGCGCAGGCGCAGCGCGCCGCGCACGCTCAGGCGCTGGAACTGCTGAGCGCCGCGCAGGACGCCCACCGTCAGGCGGACGTGTACCTCGGCCACCTGACACGCGAACGCGACGCCCTCATGGCCGAGCGGGCCGCGCTGCCCCTCACGCCGCCTGAACGGCCCGCGCCGGACACGGCCGCGCTGAGCCGCGCCGCCCACGAGGCCCGCGCAGCCCTCGACGCGGCGGAACGGGCCGTGCGCGCACTGGAAGTGGACCTGGAACGCGCCCGCACGGCATTCGCGCGCGCCGCGGAAGCGCAGGCGCGCCTCGGCGCGGAGCGGGACACCCTGCTCGGCGAGGTGGAACGCCTGCAGGCGCAACTGCAACACGACGAAGCCGCCCTCGAAACCGCGCGCGCGGACCTGACGGGCACCGCGCAGCACCGCGCGCAGCTCGACGCGGGCGCGGCGGACGCGACGCGCCGCCGCGCGGACGTCACGGCGCGCCTGCGGGACGTCCGCGCGGACATCGCCCGCCTCGACGCGGCCCGCGCGCCCACCGTGCGTGAACGCGAGCGCCTCGAAGCGGCCCTGAACAGCTACGCGCGTTACGGCGAGGGCGCGCGGAACGCGCTGCGCCTCGACCACCCGGGCATTATCGGGTCGGTCGCGGACCTCCTGACCGTACCCGCCGAACTGGAAACGGCCGTCACGGCCGCGCTCGGGCGTCGCCTCGAGCAGGTGGTCGTGGAGTCGTCGGGGGTCGCGCGCGAAGTGATCGAGCACCTGAAACGTGCGGGCGGGCGCGCGACGTTCCTGCCGCTGGACCTGCTGCGCGCCCGCCCGCGCCGGGACGCGCACCTGCTGCGCGAGCCGGGCGTCGTCGGGAACCTCGCGGACCTGCTGCCCACCGACCCGGACATTGTCGGGCAGAACCTCCTGTCGGACACGCTGGTGGTGCGGACCCTCGCGGACGCCACGCGCCTCGCGCGCGCGCACGCCAGCCGACCCCGCCTCGTGACGCTCGACGGGGAACTCCTGGAGAGCGGCGGGGCGCTCACGGGCGGCCGCCTGCGCGACGGCGGCCTGAACGTCCTCGCGGACCAGCGGCGCCTCGCGGACCTGGATGACGAGCTGGCCGCGTCCGATACGCAGCGCGCGACCCTCACGCGGGAGGAGGCGCAGCTCACCCGGGACCTCGAAGCGCTCGGCGCGGACGGGACCAGTCCGGAGCGGGAACGGGCGGCGCAGGCGGAACGCACGCTGGAGCGGCGCGTGGCCGAACTGGAAGCCGTGACGCGCGGGGCGCGTAAGCAGCACGACGCGTACCTCGCGCGCCTCAGCGCAGACGCCGCGCCCGTCCCGGGTGCCCCCCCCGCGCCGCCCGAGGCACTGGAGCAGCAGCTCACGGACGCCCGCGCCCACGTGGATGACGCGCGCGAACTTGAGCGGACCGCCAGCGCCGCCGTGCTGGACGCGCAGGCGCTGGCGTCCGCGTGGCGGGCACACGCGGACGCGGCCGCGCGCGCCGCACACCTCGACGCCCGCCTGACCGAAAACGCGGGCGCCCTCGAGGCGCAGCGCGCCCGACTGGCGAGCGCTGCCGAGGAGGTTGAGCGGCGCCGCGCGCAGCTCGGCGAGTACGACGATTCCACGTACACCGCGCTCGTGGCCGCCCGGGAGAACGCGAACCGCGCGTACGCCGCGCTGATCGCGCAGCAGAACGCCCTGCGCGCCCAGCTGGAGGACACCCGCCTCACGGCGGCGCGGCGTGAAGGCAGCCTGGAGGAAGTCCCGCCCGGCGCGCAGCCGCCCGGCGCGGCGCGCGAATGGCAGGCGGAACTCACGCGCGTGCGCGCGGATCTCGCGCGGCTCGGCACCGTGAATGCCCGCGCGCGCGAGGAGCACGCCGAGGAGGCCGAACGGCTCGCGGCGTTGCGTGCGGAGCGGGACGACGCGGCGCGCGCCACCGAGGAGCTGCGTGAGCACCTCGAAGCGCTGGACCGGGACGCGCAGTCCGCGCTGGGGGTGGCGTACGCGCGGGTGGCAGACGCCTTCCGGGAGTACGCGGGGGAGCTGCTGGGTGGCGTCGGTGAGCTGGAAGCAGACCGTGACGAGCGCGGGCACCTGACCGGCCTGCGCCTCGCGGTGCAGCCGCGCGGGAAGCGCACGCGCAGCATGACGCTGCTGTCCGCCGGGGAGCGGACCATGGCGGGCCTCGCGTTCCTGTTCGCGCTGAACCACGCAACCGAGTCCGGTGGGCTGCCGCTCGCGGTGCTGGATGAGGTGGACGCCCCGCTGGACGAGGCGAACATCCGGCGGTTCACGCGGTTCCTGGAGGTGTTCGCGGCGCGCGGGGCGCAGTTCCTGCTGGTGACGCACCAGAAGGCGACGATGGAGGTCGCGCATTCCCTGTGGGGCGTGACGACGGACACGTCTGGAGCGTCGCGGGTGCTGAGCATCCGGCAGGACGAGGATCGCCTGCCGGTCTGA
- a CDS encoding GerMN domain-containing protein: MRPLLSPFNVISALLLVSAAFVDHVVSQPPAAPKPPKLQLGSVEQVRARLYFTDDQVQAMRPEVRTVSATSNAPDAVARAALKAWVAGPTSGDALPVVPKGSDVPNVWVRGEHYFVNLPAAYARLNYGSDGERMIVCTLTRTLLESRGRDVTFLLNGRNVETLLGHVDLRSPFLRDDCED, encoded by the coding sequence ATGCGGCCCCTGCTGTCCCCGTTCAACGTGATCAGCGCGCTGCTGCTCGTGAGCGCCGCGTTCGTCGATCACGTCGTGAGTCAGCCGCCCGCCGCGCCGAAACCGCCGAAGCTGCAGCTCGGGAGCGTCGAGCAGGTCCGCGCGCGCCTCTACTTCACGGACGATCAGGTGCAGGCCATGCGGCCGGAAGTGCGCACCGTGAGCGCCACGTCGAACGCACCGGACGCCGTGGCGCGCGCCGCTCTGAAAGCCTGGGTGGCCGGGCCGACCTCCGGCGACGCGCTGCCCGTCGTGCCGAAAGGGTCGGATGTGCCGAACGTCTGGGTGCGGGGCGAGCATTACTTCGTGAACCTGCCCGCCGCATACGCGCGCCTGAACTACGGCTCGGACGGGGAACGCATGATCGTGTGTACCCTCACGCGCACGCTGCTGGAAAGCCGCGGCCGCGACGTCACGTTCCTGCTGAACGGCCGCAACGTCGAAACGCTGCTGGGGCACGTGGACCTGCGCTCGCCGTTCCTGCGCGACGACTGCGAAGACTGA
- a CDS encoding N-acetylmuramoyl-L-alanine amidase family protein: MTPRPRLRWLAAATLLAAGLASAQIAFTRLNLFGRATPSVTLYGAEYARDDALASVLRVSRDGSVIRAEGLGHVLLLPLDEDQQRATTDFNTVQLDTQRVNARTATIINGSLYLPLDTLARGLGAQYTPGTFALPAPTVAGVSSRAGQRVDRLVFDVNRDVPLTEELVNGELRLTLGGARGKAGTYTTRGAYLPRVTVASGDAGLVVTAPLTAGSGYRAFKVVRPGSVRVVLDVGPGLPLTVPAITANVARPLVVLDPDSDADAALEVARATGELLTKAGWQVKLTREAGTTPAQRAELARRSDVFVSLTVGRFPGAKRSGLTVVESSGAADSEILSAFRQWKTFPLARYVVGDVGETRRLSDMLRGELKNDGLDARRVVDTRRLMLREAPHAALELELGWPQDTEDRTRLASAEARANLAQAVARSIATYLAARVTKGGA; the protein is encoded by the coding sequence ATGACGCCCCGCCCTCGCCTGCGCTGGCTCGCCGCCGCCACGCTCCTCGCCGCCGGCCTCGCCAGCGCCCAGATCGCCTTCACCCGCCTGAACCTGTTCGGCCGCGCCACGCCCAGCGTCACTCTGTACGGCGCGGAATACGCGCGTGACGACGCCCTCGCGAGCGTCCTGCGCGTCTCCCGCGACGGCAGCGTCATTCGCGCCGAAGGTCTCGGGCACGTCCTGCTGCTGCCCCTCGACGAGGACCAGCAACGCGCCACCACCGACTTCAACACCGTGCAGCTCGACACGCAACGCGTGAACGCCCGCACCGCCACAATCATCAACGGCAGCCTGTACCTGCCGCTCGACACGCTCGCGCGCGGCCTCGGCGCGCAGTACACGCCCGGCACGTTCGCGCTGCCCGCCCCGACCGTCGCGGGCGTGAGCAGCCGCGCCGGCCAGCGCGTGGACCGCCTGGTGTTCGACGTGAACCGCGACGTGCCCCTCACCGAGGAGCTCGTGAACGGTGAGCTGCGCCTCACGCTCGGCGGCGCGCGCGGCAAGGCCGGCACGTACACCACGCGCGGCGCGTACCTGCCGCGCGTCACCGTCGCGTCCGGCGACGCCGGCCTCGTCGTCACCGCGCCTCTCACGGCGGGCAGCGGCTACCGCGCCTTCAAGGTGGTGCGGCCCGGCAGCGTCCGCGTGGTGCTGGACGTCGGTCCGGGCCTGCCCCTCACGGTGCCGGCCATCACGGCGAACGTCGCCCGTCCCCTGGTGGTCCTCGACCCGGACAGCGACGCGGACGCCGCCCTCGAAGTCGCCCGCGCCACCGGCGAACTGCTCACCAAGGCCGGCTGGCAGGTGAAACTCACCCGTGAGGCCGGAACGACGCCCGCGCAACGCGCGGAACTCGCGCGCCGCAGCGACGTGTTCGTGAGCCTCACCGTGGGCCGCTTCCCCGGCGCGAAACGCTCCGGCCTGACCGTCGTGGAGAGCAGCGGCGCCGCCGACAGCGAGATCCTGAGCGCCTTCCGGCAGTGGAAGACGTTCCCGCTCGCGCGGTACGTCGTCGGGGACGTCGGCGAGACGCGCCGCCTCAGCGACATGCTGCGCGGCGAACTGAAAAACGACGGTCTGGACGCCCGCCGCGTCGTGGACACTCGCCGCCTGATGCTGCGCGAAGCGCCGCACGCCGCGCTCGAACTGGAGCTCGGGTGGCCGCAGGACACCGAGGACCGCACGCGCCTCGCGAGCGCCGAGGCGCGCGCGAACCTCGCGCAGGCCGTGGCGCGCAGCATCGCCACGTACCTCGCCGCGCGCGTCACGAAAGGCGGCGCGTGA
- the smpB gene encoding SsrA-binding protein SmpB: MYTNRRAHYEYELLERFEAGIQLTGSEVKSVRAGGVDFRDAFARVTNGNVDLEGLYIPEYKDATYNNHAPRRTRRLLLHRQEIEKLRRALTQKGLSLIPTRLYQKGRHFKVEVAVARGKKLHDKRRAEQDREARREMRDA, translated from the coding sequence GTGTACACGAACCGCCGCGCGCACTACGAATACGAACTGCTGGAGCGATTCGAGGCGGGCATCCAACTGACCGGCAGCGAAGTCAAGAGCGTCCGCGCAGGCGGCGTGGACTTCCGCGACGCCTTCGCCCGCGTCACGAACGGCAACGTCGACCTCGAGGGTCTCTACATCCCCGAGTACAAGGACGCGACCTACAACAACCACGCGCCGCGCCGCACCCGCCGCCTGCTCCTGCACCGCCAGGAGATCGAGAAGCTCCGCCGCGCCCTCACCCAGAAAGGCCTGTCGCTGATTCCCACGCGCCTGTACCAGAAAGGGCGGCACTTCAAGGTGGAAGTCGCCGTGGCGCGCGGCAAGAAACTCCACGACAAACGCCGCGCTGAGCAGGACCGCGAAGCGCGCCGGGAGATGCGCGACGCATGA
- the asnS gene encoding asparagine--tRNA ligase, with the protein MTRIRDLQAHIGQTVTLDAWLTDKSGKGKIQFLKLRDGSGFVQATVFKNDVTEDVFESAKRLTQESSVRFTGEVRADERAPGGVELAVRDLSPVQVSLGEYPITPKEHGIEFLMDHRHLWARHRRPWAILRVRDCVQRAVVDFFHGEGFIRFDAPFFTPNAAEGTTELFEIDLFGEDKAYLSQTGQLHAEAGALAFGKVYTFGPTFRAEKSKTRRHLLEFWMIEPEVAPSNHTENMNLQERFVSFLVRRALEECTEELQLLGRDLDKLRPAAEGNYPRVTYTQALDIIRQHIEDRDLPPNVQDDVQPVEWGDDLGAPHETILGYHFDRPVMIEKYPAAIKAFYMQPDPQDPTVALCDDMIAPEGYGEIIGGSERIHDYELLKGRIEHEGLPLEAFDWYLDLRRYGSVPHAGFGMGLERVIAWITGIDHIREAIPFPRMLTRMRP; encoded by the coding sequence ATGACTCGCATTCGCGACCTGCAAGCCCACATCGGCCAGACCGTCACCCTTGACGCCTGGCTCACCGACAAGAGCGGCAAAGGCAAGATCCAGTTCCTCAAACTCCGCGACGGCAGCGGCTTCGTGCAGGCCACCGTCTTCAAGAACGACGTCACCGAGGACGTCTTCGAGAGCGCCAAACGCCTCACGCAGGAAAGCAGCGTCCGCTTCACCGGCGAGGTCCGCGCCGACGAACGCGCACCCGGCGGCGTCGAGCTCGCTGTCCGCGACCTCTCCCCCGTCCAGGTCAGCCTCGGCGAGTACCCCATCACCCCCAAGGAGCACGGCATCGAGTTCCTGATGGACCACCGCCACCTGTGGGCCCGCCACCGCCGCCCCTGGGCGATCCTGCGCGTCCGCGACTGCGTGCAGCGCGCCGTCGTGGACTTCTTCCACGGCGAAGGCTTCATCCGCTTCGACGCGCCGTTCTTCACCCCGAACGCCGCCGAGGGCACCACCGAACTCTTCGAAATCGACCTGTTCGGCGAGGACAAGGCCTACCTCAGCCAGACCGGCCAGCTGCACGCCGAAGCGGGCGCCCTCGCGTTCGGCAAGGTCTACACCTTCGGCCCGACCTTCCGCGCCGAAAAGAGCAAAACGCGCCGACACCTCCTCGAATTCTGGATGATCGAACCCGAAGTGGCGCCCAGCAACCACACCGAGAACATGAACCTGCAGGAACGCTTCGTGAGCTTCCTCGTGCGCCGCGCCCTGGAGGAATGCACCGAGGAACTCCAGCTGCTCGGCCGTGACCTCGACAAGCTGCGGCCCGCCGCCGAAGGGAACTACCCGCGCGTCACGTACACGCAGGCGCTCGACATCATCCGGCAGCACATCGAGGACCGCGACCTGCCGCCCAACGTGCAGGACGACGTGCAGCCCGTCGAGTGGGGCGACGACCTCGGCGCGCCGCACGAAACCATCCTCGGGTACCACTTCGACCGGCCCGTCATGATCGAGAAGTACCCGGCGGCCATCAAGGCGTTCTACATGCAGCCCGACCCGCAGGACCCGACGGTGGCGCTGTGCGACGACATGATCGCACCCGAAGGGTACGGCGAGATCATCGGCGGCAGCGAACGCATCCACGACTACGAACTGCTCAAGGGCCGCATCGAGCACGAGGGCCTGCCGCTCGAGGCGTTCGACTGGTACCTCGATCTGCGCCGGTACGGCAGCGTCCCGCACGCCGGCTTCGGCATGGGCCTGGAGCGCGTCATCGCGTGGATCACCGGCATCGACCACATCCGCGAGGCGATTCCGTTCCCGCGCATGCTCACCCGCATGCGCCCCTGA
- a CDS encoding DUF4384 domain-containing protein, with protein sequence MKHFLITATIAAAASVAAAQTTPTISSQSIIVNPVKPDLQVNVWTAKDTTGTKVPTYVAGEHITLNVKTNQDAYVYLFNVDGKGNVDLILPNRFASGENFVRANTTKAFPSQQDKFTFDIAGPAGVNKVLALASKTKLNLDDIAQFKADQKTGFATVTVSGQTGLAQALSIVVKPLPSKDWVTDVAQYQISSKVATPPVPTTTTTTSWKSTFQSTLSLRETYNFYANQLKAQGYVAGLSTTSPGQMTGDFTYEQGVTAKLTVKRRAQSMTYDVVIQRQTKS encoded by the coding sequence ATGAAACACTTCCTGATCACCGCGACTATCGCCGCCGCCGCCAGTGTGGCCGCCGCGCAGACGACGCCGACCATCAGCTCGCAGAGCATCATCGTCAACCCTGTGAAGCCGGACCTGCAGGTGAACGTGTGGACCGCCAAGGACACGACCGGCACGAAGGTGCCGACGTACGTGGCGGGCGAGCACATCACCCTGAACGTGAAAACGAACCAGGACGCGTACGTGTACCTGTTCAACGTGGACGGCAAAGGCAACGTGGACCTGATCCTCCCGAACCGTTTCGCGAGCGGCGAGAACTTCGTGCGGGCGAACACCACCAAGGCGTTCCCCAGCCAGCAGGACAAGTTCACGTTCGACATTGCCGGTCCGGCCGGCGTGAACAAGGTCCTGGCGCTCGCCAGCAAAACGAAACTGAACCTCGACGACATCGCGCAGTTCAAGGCCGACCAGAAGACCGGGTTCGCGACCGTGACGGTGTCCGGTCAGACGGGCCTCGCGCAGGCGCTGAGCATCGTCGTGAAGCCGCTCCCGTCGAAGGACTGGGTGACGGACGTCGCGCAGTACCAGATCTCCTCGAAGGTGGCGACGCCGCCCGTCCCGACGACCACGACGACGACTTCGTGGAAGTCCACGTTCCAGTCGACGCTGTCGCTGCGTGAGACGTACAACTTCTACGCGAACCAGCTCAAGGCGCAGGGGTACGTGGCGGGCCTGTCGACGACCAGCCCCGGCCAGATGACGGGGGACTTCACGTACGAGCAGGGCGTCACCGCGAAACTCACCGTGAAGCGCCGCGCGCAGTCCATGACGTACGACGTGGTCATTCAGCGCCAGACGAAAAGCTGA